The nucleotide window ACTTCGCTTCAATACCATCAAGTTGCTGCACAATCACAGAAACACCATTAATTTCGACCGCACTTTGCGCTAAGTCATTACCGGCCTGAAGTGCAGCTTTTTCTTTTAATGTTTGTAACTCTTTCTCAACTTTCTTACATTTATCTTGCAACAGAGAAATCTTATCCGTAACGGAATTCACGTCCGATTTCAGTAATTCGGCGCTTTGATTCAATAAAGTTTGTTGATGTTGTAACCATTCAATCGCCGTTTCGCCGGTAATCGCTTCAATTCGGCGAATACCTGCTGCTACAGCGGTTTCTGTGACGATTTTAAATAATCCGATATCTCCCGTGCGTTTTGCATGAATACCACCACACAACTCAATAGAGAAATCACCCATCGTTAAGACACGAACTTGTTCGGAATACTTCTCGCCGAATAACGCCATCGCACCTTTTGCTTTTGCGGCTTCCAACTCCATAATGTCGGTTTGGATTGGATTATTTGCTCTCACTTGCTGGTTCACAATACGTTCAACTTCAGCTAACTGTGCTTTGCTAATTGCTTCATGTTGAGCAAAGTCAAAACGTAATAACGTATCGGAAACAAGTGAACCTTTTTGCGCGACATGTTCACCTAATACTTGACGTAATGCAGCATGCAACAAGTGTGTTGCGGAGTGATTTAACGAAATGCGTTGACGGCGAACATCGTCAACCACTGCATTTACAGACTGCCCAACAGATAAACTCCCTTGTGTGAGTTCACCAATATGACCAAATACCTGACCATATTTTTGAGTGTCTTTTACGTCAAAACAAAAACCATTGCCTTCTAAACGACCGATATCTCCAATTTGTCCACCGGATTCTGCATAGAACGGCGTATTATCTAAAATAACTACGGCACTTTGACCTGCTGAAATCGATTCCACTGGATTTCCCTCATGGAAAAGTGCGGTCACTTTTGCCAGTGTTTCTGACTCGGTATACCCTTCAAAACGGGTTGTCCCGTCAACACGGATTACACTGTTATAGTCCATGCCGAATTGGCTTGCCGATTGTGCGCGAACGCGTTGCAATTCCATTTCACGCTCGAAACCTGCTTCATCAATCGCAATACCACGCTCACGGCAAACATCTGCAGTTAAATCCAGTGGAAAACCATAGGTATCATATAACTTGAACGCCACTTCACCGGACAAGATATTCTCTTTTACGTTGGCCAACGCTTCATCCAACAAGGTCAAACCCCGCTCTAAGGTGCGAGCAAATTGTTCTTCTTCCAAGCGCAAGAATTTTTCCACTGTCGCTTGATGTTTTTTCACTTCTTTACCCGCTTCTGCCATCACATCAATCAGTGTTGGGACGAGTTTGTAGAAGAATGCTTCTGTTGCACCGAGTAAATGCCCATGACGTACGGCACGACGAATAATACGGCGAAGCACATAACCACGACCTTCATTGGAAGGCACGACACCGTCAGCAATTAAATAAGCGCAAGAACGAATATGGTCGGCAATAACACGCAATGATTTATTGGCTAAATCTTTCTCACCGGTTAACTCTGCCACTTTGGCAATTAAGGTTTTAAAAATATCAATATCATAGTTGGAGTTGACGTGTTGCAATACCGCACTGATTCGTTCCAAGCCCATACCGGTATCCACGGATGGTTTTGGAAGTTTCTCCATTGTGCCGTCAGCATGGCGGTTAAATTGCATGAACACGATGTTCCAGATTTCAATATAACGGTCACCATCCTCTTCAGGAGATCCCGGAGGCCCCCCCCAAATATGATCACCATGATCGTAGAAAATCTCCGTACAAGGACCACAAGGGCCGGTATCACCCATTTGCCAGAAGTTATCCGAAGCATAAGGCGCACCTTTATTGTCACCGATACGAATAATGCGTTCTGCCGGAATACCGATTTCTTTATGCCAAATGTTATAGGCTTCATCATCGGTTTCGTACACGGTCACCCATAATTTTTCTTTCGGTAACCCTAACCACTGTGGAGAGGTTAAAAACTCCCAACCGTAATGAATCGCATCTTGTTTAAAATAATCACCGAAACTGAAGTTTCCTAACATTTCAAAGAAAGTATGGTGCCTTGCGGTATAGCCCACATTTTCTAAATCGTTATGTTTCCCCCCGGCACGCACACAACGTTGTGCAGTGGTTGCTCGGGTATAAGGGCGTTTTTCTAATCCTAAAAAAACATTTTTAAATTGGTTCATCCCGGCGTTGGTAAATAATAATGTCGGATCATTATCCGGAACGAGAGAACTGCTTTCTACAACCTGATGTCCTTTACTATGAAAGAAATCCAGATATGCTTGTCGAATTTGTGCTGTTGTTTTCATTTATAAGCCTTAAACTTTAACGTCTTTACTTAACTATTTACAAATTACTGCGTAACTTCCTATTCTTGCATATTTTTTATATTTATAGAAAAACTTTTTACGAAACCATTTCTCTTTTCTTAAAAATGAAGAAAACAAAACCGCACTTACGCTCTAACTTCGTGAAGTGCGGTTATTTTTTTCTGCCTTTAATAACAGGTGAGCTTTAACAATTATTCTTCACGAAGAGGAACAACAAGCATATCAATCTTAATGGAGTTCATCACTTGACGAGTTGAAGACATCAACTTACTCCAAAAATCTTGGTGATGTCCGGTCACAAGCAAATCCACATCATATTGTTCAATCGCATCTGATAGAACTTGCCCTAAATCACCACTCCCACTTAATTTCTCACTCACCGGATACCCTGCTTGTTCAGCTAATTGCAACAATGTTTGTTGAGTTTCGCTGGAAATCCGATCCTGCATGGAGACCATATTGACATCGATCAAACCTGTATAAAGATCCGAAAAGTTCACATCTACATGGATGATGGATAATTTCGCATCATGCCGCCGTGCAACACCAACGGCTTTTTTCAAAAGAACCGGACTTTCTTCTGAAAGATCTACTGCAACTAATACATGTTTGTACATAATCGACTCCTTATCTGATCAGGGTTATTTTTTGTCATTCACATAATAGCACCGTCATATAGGAAAAAATATGCGTCAGATCACATTTTGAGAAAAACATTGATTTTTAATTAACTAAAAACAACCTTACCGCTTTGAATCTCCTCTAAAATAAGGTCAGTTATCTGCCTGCAATGAACAAAACTAATACGATTTGCTTAATCTCTATTCGAATGCGCCAAAAATAGTTTTTTTCATAAAAAAAGAGTTGACGAGCAAAAGCAATATCCGCATAATACGCCGCGCAAAGTCAATGAGATAATGCAAATGAATGGCTATGTAGCTCAGTTGGTTAGAGCACAACACTCATAATGTTGGGGTCACAGGTTCGAATCCCGTCATAGCCACCATAGTTGCGGGACTGGCGAAATTGGTAGACGCACCGGATTTAGGTTCCGGCGCCGCGAGGTGTGTGGGTTCAAGTCCCTCGTCCCGCACCATTTATTTCATTGATATCAACATAGTTGTTGGGGTATCGCCAAGCGGTAAGGCACCGGGTTTTGATCTCGGCATCCCTAGGTTCGAATCCTAGTACCCCAGCCATACTATTTTCAAACTCTCATTTCTTATTAATATTCTATTGGGGTATCGCCAAGCGGTAAGGCACCGGGTTTTGATCTCGGCATCCCTAGGTTCGAATCCTAGTACCCCAGCCATACACACTTTCATCTTATTTTCCCATACGCTTAGTTTTCAACAAGCTATCGTTGATGTGATCTTGATAAATCCCTTGCCCTTCCTTAGCAAAATAGATAGACTGAACCCCGTTATTAGTCGGGGTGCTTTGTGCTGAGATCATACCCGTGAACCTGATACAGTTAATACTGACGTAGGAAACTAACGAGAAAATCATACTTCCTTTCTTTTTCTCCACATCTTCTTCATTCGTCATTATTGCTGATTATCTTTTTTCATTAAAAAAGGAACAATGATGCAATATGCGTTTTGTCGTTCTGTGCCGGTAAATGGCGGAGAACGTTATGAGTAAAGTCGCGCAGGCGTTGACCATTGCCGGGTCAGATAGCGGCGGTGGTGCCGGCATTCAGGCTGATTTAAAAACCTTTCAAATGCGTGGCGTGTTTGGTACTTCTGTGATTACGGCCGTCACGGCGCAAAACACCTTAGGCGTCTTTGATATTCACGCCATTCCTCTTCAAACCATTCAAAGCCAGCTGAAAGCGATTGCTGATGATTTCACGATTAGCGCCTTTAAAATCGGTATGTTAGGCACAGCAGAGATTATCGAATGTGTCGCTGAGGCATTAAAGCAGTATCACTTCGGCACGTTGGTGTTAGATCCTGTCATGATCGCCAAAGGCGGTGCGCCATTGTTGCAACAAAGTGCGGTCGATTTTTTGAATACATTTTTATTGCCGTTAGCAGATGTGATTACGCCGAACTTGCCGGAAGCCAAGGCACTGACAGGCGTGGAGGTCATTGACGATCAAACGGCGCAAAAAGCAGCACAAATTTTACAGGAACGTGGTGTGAAAACCGTAGTGATTAAAGGCGGGCATAGCGCGCATTCGCAAAGTGCGGTATGCCGCGATTGGGTTTTTACCCCTGACGCTCAATTTACTTTAGAAAGCCCACGTTATGCGACAGCGCAAACCCATGGTACGGGTTGCACGTTCTCCGCTTGTATGACGGCGGAGCTTGCCAAAGGCGTTTCCGTCGAACAGGCAATTAAAACCGCAAAAGACTACATTACTGCGGCAATTAGCCATCCGTTAAATATCGGCCATGGACATGGGCCGACCAATCATTGGGCTTATCAAAATAAAATGTAATTTAGACTGAGGAACAGACACATGAAAAAAACAACGTTAATTTTGACCGCACTTTCTTTATACACCGGTATGGCATTGGCGAATCATTATGAAGAAACCGTGAATATTTATACTTACGATTCTTTTACGTCTGATTGGGGCGCCGGCCCGAAAGTAAAACAAGCATTTGAACAGCAATTCCCACTTTGCAAAGTGAATTATATGCCATTTGAAAGCGGCGGCACGTTGTTTAACCGCGTGCGTCTGGAAGGGCATAAAACCAAAGCGGATATCGTTTTAGGCTTGGATAATTTTGTGTTGGATGAAGCGAAAAAAAGCCAATTATTTGATTCAAATAGCATCGACTTAAGCCAGCTTTCTTTACCAAATCAA belongs to Aggregatibacter sp. 2125159857 and includes:
- the alaS gene encoding alanine--tRNA ligase; the encoded protein is MKTTAQIRQAYLDFFHSKGHQVVESSSLVPDNDPTLLFTNAGMNQFKNVFLGLEKRPYTRATTAQRCVRAGGKHNDLENVGYTARHHTFFEMLGNFSFGDYFKQDAIHYGWEFLTSPQWLGLPKEKLWVTVYETDDEAYNIWHKEIGIPAERIIRIGDNKGAPYASDNFWQMGDTGPCGPCTEIFYDHGDHIWGGPPGSPEEDGDRYIEIWNIVFMQFNRHADGTMEKLPKPSVDTGMGLERISAVLQHVNSNYDIDIFKTLIAKVAELTGEKDLANKSLRVIADHIRSCAYLIADGVVPSNEGRGYVLRRIIRRAVRHGHLLGATEAFFYKLVPTLIDVMAEAGKEVKKHQATVEKFLRLEEEQFARTLERGLTLLDEALANVKENILSGEVAFKLYDTYGFPLDLTADVCRERGIAIDEAGFEREMELQRVRAQSASQFGMDYNSVIRVDGTTRFEGYTESETLAKVTALFHEGNPVESISAGQSAVVILDNTPFYAESGGQIGDIGRLEGNGFCFDVKDTQKYGQVFGHIGELTQGSLSVGQSVNAVVDDVRRQRISLNHSATHLLHAALRQVLGEHVAQKGSLVSDTLLRFDFAQHEAISKAQLAEVERIVNQQVRANNPIQTDIMELEAAKAKGAMALFGEKYSEQVRVLTMGDFSIELCGGIHAKRTGDIGLFKIVTETAVAAGIRRIEAITGETAIEWLQHQQTLLNQSAELLKSDVNSVTDKISLLQDKCKKVEKELQTLKEKAALQAGNDLAQSAVEINGVSVIVQQLDGIEAKSLRAMVDSLKNQLGSAVVVFASALDEKVNLIVGVTQDLTAKVKAGELVNLMAQQVGGKGGGRPDMAMAGGTEPQNINKALSVCSDWLKANL
- the uspA gene encoding universal stress protein UspA, with translation MYKHVLVAVDLSEESPVLLKKAVGVARRHDAKLSIIHVDVNFSDLYTGLIDVNMVSMQDRISSETQQTLLQLAEQAGYPVSEKLSGSGDLGQVLSDAIEQYDVDLLVTGHHQDFWSKLMSSTRQVMNSIKIDMLVVPLREE
- the thiD gene encoding bifunctional hydroxymethylpyrimidine kinase/phosphomethylpyrimidine kinase: MSKVAQALTIAGSDSGGGAGIQADLKTFQMRGVFGTSVITAVTAQNTLGVFDIHAIPLQTIQSQLKAIADDFTISAFKIGMLGTAEIIECVAEALKQYHFGTLVLDPVMIAKGGAPLLQQSAVDFLNTFLLPLADVITPNLPEAKALTGVEVIDDQTAQKAAQILQERGVKTVVIKGGHSAHSQSAVCRDWVFTPDAQFTLESPRYATAQTHGTGCTFSACMTAELAKGVSVEQAIKTAKDYITAAISHPLNIGHGHGPTNHWAYQNKM